A single region of the Candidatus Atribacteria bacterium genome encodes:
- the tsaD gene encoding tRNA (adenosine(37)-N6)-threonylcarbamoyltransferase complex transferase subunit TsaD — MPDYVLGIETSCDETAAAVVEDGKKIISNIVTSQISIHQKYGGVVPEIASRKHMEYIIPVIDKALAQSGKKVTDLSAIAVTYGPGLVGSLLVGLSVAKAIAYAQNIPLIGINHLEAHIFANLLEHHEIRPPFICLIVSGGHTSLLNITRFGEYKLLGQTKDDAAGEIFDKIAKVLGLGYPGGPITEKLARDGVPSSIKFPRPLLNDKTYDFSFSGLKTAVIYTIKELEKEDKNIPVKDLLASFQQAVIDVLVKKTIRAAVEFRSKQIILAGGVAANSLLRKEITAKANLVDIKVFYPSTFLCTDNAAMVASAGYYRFKENIKSSFNLDAISRLPLERKNN; from the coding sequence ATGCCCGATTATGTACTGGGAATCGAAACTTCTTGTGACGAAACAGCAGCTGCTGTGGTAGAAGACGGAAAGAAAATTATTTCGAATATAGTCACATCTCAGATAAGTATTCATCAAAAATATGGTGGAGTAGTCCCCGAAATAGCCTCACGTAAACATATGGAGTATATCATCCCGGTAATTGATAAGGCTTTAGCTCAATCTGGAAAAAAGGTTACTGATCTCTCTGCAATTGCAGTAACTTATGGGCCAGGTTTAGTAGGATCACTCCTAGTAGGATTATCTGTCGCGAAAGCAATAGCTTATGCTCAAAATATACCTTTGATCGGAATAAACCACCTGGAAGCTCATATTTTCGCAAATCTATTGGAGCATCATGAAATAAGACCTCCTTTTATTTGCTTGATTGTATCTGGCGGGCATACATCTTTGTTAAACATAACCCGCTTTGGAGAATATAAATTATTAGGACAGACTAAAGATGATGCAGCAGGAGAGATTTTCGACAAAATAGCTAAGGTGCTGGGCTTGGGTTACCCCGGTGGGCCGATTACTGAAAAATTAGCCAGGGATGGAGTACCTTCTTCAATCAAATTCCCACGTCCTCTTTTAAATGATAAAACTTACGATTTTAGTTTTAGCGGCCTTAAAACTGCCGTAATCTACACTATAAAGGAGTTAGAAAAAGAAGATAAAAACATACCCGTTAAGGATCTATTAGCTTCTTTCCAACAAGCAGTAATTGATGTTTTGGTAAAAAAAACCATAAGAGCTGCAGTAGAATTTAGATCTAAACAGATTATCTTAGCTGGGGGTGTTGCGGCTAATAGCCTTCTAAGAAAAGAGATCACGGCAAAGGCAAATTTAGTAGATATAAAGGTTTTCTATCCCTCAACTTTTTTGTGTACTGATAATGCAGCTATGGTCGCTTCTGCTGGATATTATAGATTTAAAGAAAATATAAAATCATCTTTCAATCTGGATGCAATATCAAGATTACCATTAGAGAGAAAAAATAATTAA
- the rimI gene encoding ribosomal-protein-alanine N-acetyltransferase, whose amino-acid sequence MIMIKPHDNAKVIRPMEIKDLKKVLVIERQSFSAPWTQSLFFSELTNNSYARYFVLEKDNTIIGYLGLWHKERSFHVTNLAVSEKFRRRGYGEKLLKFIEKEAAIFGIKKISLEVRRSNSIAQDIYKKNGYKVMGILRNYYQDDKEDALVMEKKLN is encoded by the coding sequence TTGATCATGATTAAGCCACATGATAACGCAAAAGTTATCCGTCCTATGGAAATAAAGGATTTAAAGAAAGTATTGGTAATTGAGAGACAATCTTTTTCCGCTCCCTGGACTCAAAGCCTGTTTTTTAGTGAATTAACTAACAATAGCTATGCAAGGTATTTTGTCTTAGAGAAAGACAATACGATAATAGGTTATCTTGGCCTTTGGCACAAGGAAAGAAGTTTTCATGTTACCAACCTTGCTGTTAGCGAAAAATTTCGTAGAAGAGGCTATGGAGAAAAATTACTGAAGTTTATTGAAAAAGAAGCGGCTATATTCGGAATCAAGAAAATATCTTTAGAGGTAAGAAGATCAAATTCTATTGCCCAAGATATCTATAAAAAAAATGGCTATAAAGTGATGGGTATTTTAAGAAATTATTATCAAGACGACAAAGAAGATGCCTTGGTAATGGAAAAGAAATTGAATTAA
- the tsaB gene encoding tRNA (adenosine(37)-N6)-threonylcarbamoyltransferase complex dimerization subunit type 1 TsaB, translating into MKILGIDTSTKLCNLGLIEDEEIITEYKVNDLSKRHSSVLIPTIKNLLEMVDLKIEEIDGIAVSLGPGSFTGLRIGLSVAKGLCYARSLPLLGIPTLDAMAFPFKEIPYLICPILESKKDEIYDAVFRGGESFHRIMDYKCEDIQNLFSRLTLLKEKIIFWGIATKKYREFIKEKIGENALFIDSQLNLSVAASVAFLGLNKLKKGEKDNISTLSPFYLRKSQAEIIWEKKSCD; encoded by the coding sequence GTGAAAATATTAGGGATTGATACCTCAACTAAATTATGTAATTTAGGATTAATTGAAGATGAGGAAATCATTACAGAGTATAAGGTTAATGATTTAAGTAAAAGACATTCTTCTGTTTTAATACCGACTATAAAAAATTTATTAGAGATGGTAGACTTAAAAATTGAGGAAATTGATGGCATTGCGGTTTCCCTGGGCCCGGGTTCATTTACCGGACTCCGCATTGGTTTATCGGTAGCAAAGGGGCTGTGTTATGCCCGCTCATTACCTTTATTAGGGATTCCTACTTTAGATGCCATGGCTTTCCCCTTTAAAGAAATACCATATTTAATATGCCCTATTTTAGAATCCAAGAAAGATGAAATATATGATGCGGTATTTCGGGGAGGAGAATCCTTTCATAGGATAATGGATTATAAATGCGAAGACATTCAAAACCTTTTTTCCCGTCTTACCCTCTTAAAAGAAAAAATCATTTTTTGGGGAATTGCAACAAAAAAATATCGAGAATTTATTAAAGAAAAAATAGGTGAAAATGCTTTATTTATTGATTCACAATTAAACTTGTCGGTAGCCGCCAGTGTGGCATTTTTAGGTTTAAACAAGCTTAAAAAAGGGGAAAAAGATAATATTTCTACACTTTCTCCTTTTTATCTGAGAAAGTCCCAGGCTGAAATTATCTGGGAGAAAAAAAGTTGTGATTGA